The proteins below come from a single Triticum aestivum cultivar Chinese Spring chromosome 5D, IWGSC CS RefSeq v2.1, whole genome shotgun sequence genomic window:
- the LOC123122038 gene encoding uncharacterized protein isoform X2 — translation MPLREAARAACVSHTFLQSWRCCRNLTLSKETLGLNGNGIDKDEMARDLISKVDGILKNHSGVGMKKLELNLYCCRKVDHCYLNSWLPIAFRAGIEELTMLLSLISEAEYNFPCSLLFSGSEKSIRYLKLSSCVFRPTAELDCWRRLKELWLTNVLITDDELECLLSDSSMLELLWLFRCNEIVRVKIPCQLQRLSFLRAGQCRKLQEIESNAPNISTFDIGGSNLVKISFGGALQVKNMTIMCSYQPNVIWYTRTKLMPSVLNVETLHISSCNEMISTPTLPSKFLHLKYLHITLNGNEAISPAYDYLSLVSFLVASPCLETFIFVVQQTDMKHDSIVGDISHLRQLPEHCHDNLKSVTMVGFCSAKSMVELTLHIIKNTSSLQCLTLDTSFGSYGCSVDKPGGCNPMRRDIIKEAHRALLAIRTHVEGIIPSRVMLNVSGPCSRCHVVERD, via the exons ATGCCATTACGAGAGGCTGCTCGCGCGGCTTGTGTGTCACACACATTTCTGCAATCATGGAGATGCTGTCGCAACCTTACCTTAAGTAAGGAAACACTAGGTTTGAATGGAAATGGTATTGATAAAGATGAAATGGCAAGAGATCTCATCAGTAAAGTTGACGGTATTCTTAAGAATCACTCGGGTGTTGGCATGAAGAAACTAGAGCTTAATCTCTACTGTTGCCGCAAGGTTGATCACTGTTATCTCAATAGTTGGCTTCCCATTGCTTTCAGAGCAGGGATTGAAGAGCTCACCATGTTGCTGTCTCTTATCAGTGAGGCAGAATACAACTTCCCATGCTCTCTTTTATTCAGTGGGAGTGAAAAATCAATTCGGTATCTTAAGCTCTCCAGCTGTGTCTTTCGTCCCACAGCTGAGCTtgattgctggagaaggttgaagGAGTTGTGGCTGACTAATGTGCTGATTACGGACGATGAGCTAGAGTGCCTTCTTTCCGATTCTTCCATGTTGGAGTTACTGTGGCTCTTTAGATGCAATGAGATAGTTCGTGTGAAGATACCTTGTCAGCTCCAGCGGCTCAGCTTCCTGCGAGCGGGTCAATGCAGAAAGCTCCAGGAGATAGAGAGCAACGCTCCAAATATCTCGACTTTTGACATCGGTGGCAGTAACTTGGTAAAGATTTCATTTGGAGGCGCATTGCAAGTAAAGAACATGACGATAATGTGTTCATATCAGCCCAACGTTATCTGGTACACTCGGACCAAGCTTATGCCATCTGTACTGAATGTTGAAACGCTTCACATATCCTCGTGTAATGAG ATGATCAGTACACCAACACTACCTAGCAAATTCCTGCACCTCAAATACTTGCACATTACTCTAAATGGAAACGAGGCTATTTCACCGGCCTATGATTATCTTTCTCTGGTTTCTTTTCTTGTAGCTTCTCCTTGCTTGGAGACTTTCATCTTTGTA GTACAGCAAACTGACATGAAGCATGATTCGATTGTCGGGGATATCTCGCATCTGAGGCAGCTGCCAGAACACTGCCATGACAACCTAAAGAGCGTAACGATGGTCGGCTTCTGCTCTGCTAAGAGCATGGTCGAATTAACACTTCATATCATTAAGAACACATCGTCGCTTCAGTGTCTCACATTGGACACTAGTTTCGGTTCTTATGGCTGTTCGGTCGATAAACCTGGTGGTTGCAACCCTATGAGGAGGGATATAATCAAGGAAGCCCATAGAGCACTTTTGGCTATCAGAACACACGTTGAGGGCATAATCCCCTCTAGAGTTATGTTAAATGTTTCAGGGCCTTGCAGTCGGTGCCATGTTGTTGAACGTGACTAA
- the LOC123122038 gene encoding F-box/LRR-repeat protein At4g14103 isoform X1 — protein MRLMSRKRHRQRRRRRTPHDGLIASFCKKKCSLRQQDDYSQSGARPRPGLDLPEDIYRHIHALMPLREAARAACVSHTFLQSWRCCRNLTLSKETLGLNGNGIDKDEMARDLISKVDGILKNHSGVGMKKLELNLYCCRKVDHCYLNSWLPIAFRAGIEELTMLLSLISEAEYNFPCSLLFSGSEKSIRYLKLSSCVFRPTAELDCWRRLKELWLTNVLITDDELECLLSDSSMLELLWLFRCNEIVRVKIPCQLQRLSFLRAGQCRKLQEIESNAPNISTFDIGGSNLVKISFGGALQVKNMTIMCSYQPNVIWYTRTKLMPSVLNVETLHISSCNEMISTPTLPSKFLHLKYLHITLNGNEAISPAYDYLSLVSFLVASPCLETFIFVVQQTDMKHDSIVGDISHLRQLPEHCHDNLKSVTMVGFCSAKSMVELTLHIIKNTSSLQCLTLDTSFGSYGCSVDKPGGCNPMRRDIIKEAHRALLAIRTHVEGIIPSRVMLNVSGPCSRCHVVERD, from the exons ATGAGGCTCATGTCCAGGAAGCGCCACCGGCAGCGCCGTCGCAGGAGAACTCCACACG ATGGATTGATTGCTTCATTCTGTAAAAAAAAGTGCTCATTGCGCCAGCAAGATGATTATTCGCAAAGTGGTGCTCGTCCAAGACCGGGTCTAGACCTTCCAGAG GACATATATCGACATATACATGCCCTAATGCCATTACGAGAGGCTGCTCGCGCGGCTTGTGTGTCACACACATTTCTGCAATCATGGAGATGCTGTCGCAACCTTACCTTAAGTAAGGAAACACTAGGTTTGAATGGAAATGGTATTGATAAAGATGAAATGGCAAGAGATCTCATCAGTAAAGTTGACGGTATTCTTAAGAATCACTCGGGTGTTGGCATGAAGAAACTAGAGCTTAATCTCTACTGTTGCCGCAAGGTTGATCACTGTTATCTCAATAGTTGGCTTCCCATTGCTTTCAGAGCAGGGATTGAAGAGCTCACCATGTTGCTGTCTCTTATCAGTGAGGCAGAATACAACTTCCCATGCTCTCTTTTATTCAGTGGGAGTGAAAAATCAATTCGGTATCTTAAGCTCTCCAGCTGTGTCTTTCGTCCCACAGCTGAGCTtgattgctggagaaggttgaagGAGTTGTGGCTGACTAATGTGCTGATTACGGACGATGAGCTAGAGTGCCTTCTTTCCGATTCTTCCATGTTGGAGTTACTGTGGCTCTTTAGATGCAATGAGATAGTTCGTGTGAAGATACCTTGTCAGCTCCAGCGGCTCAGCTTCCTGCGAGCGGGTCAATGCAGAAAGCTCCAGGAGATAGAGAGCAACGCTCCAAATATCTCGACTTTTGACATCGGTGGCAGTAACTTGGTAAAGATTTCATTTGGAGGCGCATTGCAAGTAAAGAACATGACGATAATGTGTTCATATCAGCCCAACGTTATCTGGTACACTCGGACCAAGCTTATGCCATCTGTACTGAATGTTGAAACGCTTCACATATCCTCGTGTAATGAG ATGATCAGTACACCAACACTACCTAGCAAATTCCTGCACCTCAAATACTTGCACATTACTCTAAATGGAAACGAGGCTATTTCACCGGCCTATGATTATCTTTCTCTGGTTTCTTTTCTTGTAGCTTCTCCTTGCTTGGAGACTTTCATCTTTGTA GTACAGCAAACTGACATGAAGCATGATTCGATTGTCGGGGATATCTCGCATCTGAGGCAGCTGCCAGAACACTGCCATGACAACCTAAAGAGCGTAACGATGGTCGGCTTCTGCTCTGCTAAGAGCATGGTCGAATTAACACTTCATATCATTAAGAACACATCGTCGCTTCAGTGTCTCACATTGGACACTAGTTTCGGTTCTTATGGCTGTTCGGTCGATAAACCTGGTGGTTGCAACCCTATGAGGAGGGATATAATCAAGGAAGCCCATAGAGCACTTTTGGCTATCAGAACACACGTTGAGGGCATAATCCCCTCTAGAGTTATGTTAAATGTTTCAGGGCCTTGCAGTCGGTGCCATGTTGTTGAACGTGACTAA